Within the Salvia hispanica cultivar TCC Black 2014 chromosome 4, UniMelb_Shisp_WGS_1.0, whole genome shotgun sequence genome, the region GTTCCTATATACCGTGGCCCAAAACGGACAAATCTGTTTCTGTTCATCCGGGACAGGATATCGAAAAGGATTCATAGCTGGAGCCATCGACATTTATCTTTTGGAGGTCGTCTAATTTTGATCAAAAGTGTTCTTGGAGCCATTCCAATACATATCTTTCAAGCTCTGGAACCGACGAAAGGGGCCTTGAAACAAATTGAACAAGTTTTGGCAAGATATCTTTGGGGTTCTTGTTATTCTACAAACAAAACCCATTGGATTAAATGGGAAAGGGTGTGNNNNNNNNNNNNNNNNNNNNNNNNNNNNNNNNNNNNNNNNNNNNNNNNNNNNNNNNNNNNNNNNNNNNNNNNNNNNNNNNNNNNNNNNNNNNNNNNNNNNGAACTATTAAGGGCTTGAGtaatttgttgaagaaaaGATGCCCAATTAGGGAGGCTTGAGTAGTTTTCTCTCGAACaatattcaagaaaattatCCTAATCCTGTCTGATTCTTGCTTTATGTCTTGATTCTCTATGGCAGAATTAACTAAGTATTTGCTTCTCATTTATTCAGATAGTCATATGGTCCATATTACCAGCAATCAGAAGCTCGCATGCTGATCATACAAACAATGCCCTTGTGCTTATTGTTTTGCTGCAATACATCCCCCGGTTGTATCTCATCTTCCCGTTGAGTTCTGAGATCATCAAAGCTAATGGACTCGTCACAAAGACAGCATGGGCAGGAGCTGCTTACAATCTGGTGCTCTACATGTTAGCAAGCCATGTATGTCTAATTTCTCTTGGAGTTGCACTCTATGTTTTCGCTGAAAAATTTTCGTTTTGTTTCATTCTTTTTGGGGGCAAAATGTTTACCATTTGTTTTGTAGGTGTTAGGGGCTTCCTGGTACTTGCTGTCGATTGAGAGACACGCAACGTGTTTAAAATCTGCTTGCAGGGATGAGTTCAACGGCATTGGCTGCTCACTCCCTTTTCTCGATTGTGGCACTTTGACCCATAATGACAGAGGAAGATGGGTAAACAGCACACAGGTGTTCAAGAAATGCAATCCTGATGACACCACCTATTTTAAGTATGGAATATTTGGAAACGCCATTGCAAACAGCGTTGTGTCGTCTGGATTTCGAGAGAAGTACTTCTACTGTTTATGGTGGGGTTTGCAAAACTTAAGGTATGATTCCAAACTTCTTCACTTTTGAGAATATGAGGTTATCATCATTTGTAACAATGCATTAGTTGTTTACATTTTTCTCAGCTGAAAGTGAAATGTTTAAAATGGGGTGATTCCTTATTACGATTCTCTGTTTCACTATACAGTTCCTATGGCCAGACGTTGTCTACAAGCACGTTTATTGGAGAGACTATGTTCGCCATACTCATCGCCATCTTGGGGCTTGTTCTATTTGCTCATTTGATTGGAAATATGCAGGTTATTCAGATTTTCGTTTGATACGAACTCTCACTTTTGAAAGCTTACAAACTATGATCAGGAAAAAGAAGCACGTAACGTAAGCATAATTCTCTCTGATTTTGATGTTTctctattcatttatttatttcttaatgcCAGACCTATCTGCAATCTATGACTGTGAGGCTTGAGGAGTGGAGGCTCAGGCGTCGAGACACTGAGGAATGGATGAGGCATCGCCAACTCCCGGAGGCTCTCCAACAGCGTGTGAGACGTTTTATACAGTACAAATGGCTTACCACAAGAGGAGTTGATGAAGAATCGATCCTCCATGCCTTGCCAATAGATCTCCGTCGTGATATTAAGCGCCACCTCTGTCTAGACCTTGTTCGTCGTGTAAGACCTCCCACAATATTTTCCACCAATAAATTCATAAGCTCGATGTTCCTTGTGGAGTTTCACTAAGATGAATACACATAATTTCGATATTCAGGTCCCGTTTTTCTCCCAAATGGACGATCAGCTTCTTGATGCCATCTGTGAGCGTCTCGTCTCATCCTTGAGCACCCAAGGCACCTACATTGTCCGCGAGGGAGATCCCGTCTCGGAGATGCTCTTCATCATTAGGGGGGTGCTGGAGAGCTCGACCACAAATGGAGGCCGGACAGGATTCTTCAACTCGACAACCTTGAGGCCGGGTGACTTCTGCGGCGAGGAGCTGCTCGCGTGGGCGCTGCTCCCTAGGTCCACCCTAAACTTCCCTTCCTCGACACGAACAGTGAGAGCACTCAATGAAGTGGAAGCATTCGTGCTGAGAGCAGAAGACCTTAAATTCGTTGCCAATCAGTTCAGACGTCTCCACAGTAAGAAACTGCAGCACACTTTTAGATACTACTCTCACCATTGGAGGACGTGGGCTGCCTGCTTCATTCAGGCTGCGTGGCGTCGCTGCAAGAAGAGAATGATGGCTAAAAACCTCAGCGTGAGTGAATCGTTCTGTTTCTCACACGACGTGCAGTCATCAGAAGAACATGATGGTGAAGAGGAAGATGTACAGGCGGCAGCAGCAGCAGATAATTCTTGTCAGGTGCAACAAAACCCTGCATCAAGGTTTGCAGCTAACACGAAGAGGGGAGCTCAGAAGGCCAACGATTTGGAAATGCATAAGCTGCAGAAGCCTGAAGAGCCGGATTTCTCAGCTGACGCTGATGTTGATGAGTGATGAGAACTCGACTCTTTAACCACACACGCTGTTTTTAGTCTGCGTGGGAGGTGATACAATACGATCGTCTTAGGTATTCTTATGAAGACTAGTATTTATAATTGTTGCATTGGCTTGAATATGAATGTGGGGGTGCTTAGGCTACTAGTTTTGCATAGGAAGTTCATTGTAGAGGTCGCTTTCAGGGCGTATGCTCCGTGTTTATGTTTCATCTCGTGTCTCAGTTGATGGTGCTTCGTCTTAGACGACTGGCAAGCTGGGCGTGGTAAAGTTTATATTCGAGGTTTGGAACTGTAATTTCCATGGAGATGGAACATAAACATAGAGAGAGTGTGACAGATACTAgtgaaatttataattgttGGATAGTAGTGTATGtgattattgttattgcaGCAATATGTTGATTCTTTACAGATATGTATCAATCACATGAAAAACTTGGAATTGGTTATgatattgttttcttttgatattatagttgtttatgatatataaaaaacagTTATTTAAAAGATATATACTTGGTGAGCAATAgaatcaattattaaaaatagaaatattaaatgacacattacattctttatttttatttgaagtttGTCCTTCCAGCTACAAACTTGTGCTAGATAATTTTGTAACTTCATTTTCGGTCCCCAGCATTTTTATGCGagttttattagtattaaaataatattgtaagGTGTCCTTTAGTTGTTGTGACTGATTATCATATCATGAAATTCTCTGATTAAATATGCCTAAAAACATATTGAAAGGAATATTTTAAGATTTCAAATCATTAATATTAGTGGATaagtggaaaaatgaaatatattgtatagTTGGTGTTAATTAGTGTAATGAGTAGTTAAAGAAAGAGTTATTATTAATAGCAGTTATGATgatattatttccatttttccaACATTTCTTGCTCTTTTAACATTGTTTTTAACAACAATCGCTGTATTTATATCCAGTTTCAATCATTAAtcgttttattatttgtttccCATTACTCATCTCTAAATCTATACTCTTAAAATGTAATAAGGAATATAATGTGATTCCTACGTTcattccatttatttatttggtatAATGGAATAGAATATTCATGTGAATAAATGTAGGAgaaaatagaatgaaaatgcagaaaaattattattttataactcTCTCCATTCTCTTATAACTTTCATTCAGTTACTATCTTACATTCATGTTGCAATTTGTTTCGATATGATATGTGAATGTTAAATTTTGCTTTAACTTTTCATATGATTTTGCCATAATATAACTAAAGCGATGGACTCGATCAGCATTGGCTTACATGTTTAGCACTACACTTGAGCTTTTATATTGACTCAAAAAGTTTTTAGTTTCATATGAATCATCATGTacttattattgttttttctgcgaagataaattatttaataaaacatgattaaagcTAAAAAAAAGTGCTCACTTTTAACAGTTCATTCTCTTTTCgcttttgtgattttttgaGAGATTAAGTTAGTGTAAGATTtgataaaattggatattttacGTAATAGAAATTAGGATCATAGActaattaaacatattattaatatattaaagggTTGAAGTTTCTAATATACATGCGAAAAATTGCTCCACGCAATGCTGTTAGACTTTTCTTCATAACTAATCAAATGGATTATTGGATTATCCATAAATAGGGTCGTGCAATTGTTAAGAATATGTTCatggaaaattttaagaatatgtttaaaaattgatactaGGTAGCTCGTTCAAAGGCATATATAGTCTGATTGATTGGTTAAAAGGTcatgaattcaaaatttcccAACTCCCTGATAAGTATAAGTATCCGATaatataatacataaaaataagagtgaactaGTATAAAAATGGTACCTAAAAAATTGTGGTTTGCACTTTTTTGGATACCCGATGTaagaaaaatcacattttaggTATCTGAACCGAggaaaatcacaaattaagtGTCTTTGTTGatcattttgttttgatgattGTGATTTTCCCTGTTTTATGtatctaaaatataattattcctatatcatttataaaaaaaagtataaactctattttttagtactacttattatttttgtagttcattttaataataaataaaaaactgatTTGATATAAGTACATTTTTTCTGCAAAATAATGTAGGTTTCATCTTAGAAAGCCTTGGTCGAATTTGAACACACAAACCTCTAATTATAAAATCGTCAAATTTTATTGGCGTtcctaatattattttactactttgaaaaacaaagggatattggcatctaatatcacgaaactttcaaaaagttgagtttttcccacgaactttaaaattggcaaataatatcacgaactttaccccgtgtttgttttttcccacgaatgaaaaaattcccacaaataatattatgataccgatttttttcataatttctcgacaacaattttgaaagtttcaagtttttcaatttttaaagatAGTTTTCCTTaaagcacaccctccaaaattgttcttcaatctattaaaataacatgaattttttcattcgtgagaaaaaacaaacacgggataaaattcgtgatattatttgtcaattttaaagttcatgggaaaaacccaactttttgaaaatttcgtgatattagatgtcaatatcccaaaaacaaaataatacaatAAGACATAAAATAGCGGCAAATTTCACATGGGAGAATTGTCATGTAGAAAGTTGCCACAGCAGAAAACTGCAAAGACGAATATGGCTTAGCTGTGCATAACATTAAACTATTACAACTATATTGCAATATAAAATTTGGCTTAATTATCACATCACCATGTCCCTCCAACTAATTATATTCATTATGTCGTCGCTTAAGCAAATACTTGCCCCACATAAcaggatttttttatttgattgggGCTAAACAATTTGTTTAATGACTGATTCCATGTTCAACCAACCCCATTatgctatttaattttaataatatagagCAAAGTTTCTAGcaccactaattttttttatgactATTGTTTAGGGGATGATTAATTAACTAGTTCTCCTATTTAGATAATTCTTGAAAACCTTGTTACTCGGAAATCACTCAATGAATTAATCTTAAGGTTCTTGTACAAACATAAGTCCATGACTCATTACCAGAACCATTTTATTTGACGtgttatataaaattttagttattggcaatttcattaattcatcaaaattgatcattatcaaatactagtagattgagaataatgaattttttttgtgtgtgtgaggAATAATGTTAGCGCCTTCCATTCTTTTATTTGAGCtatgatattttatactagtactctACTAAGAcaactaatttttattaataaagtagTTTTGTACTATTTcagaattaaattagtttttgtgCCTAATGAGTTGGAGGCTGCTTAGACTTTAGGGCCATTTGGCAAACTTGAGTTTGTGTTCAAACAGTGGGGCATAAAGTCAAACTTGATagtcaattaataatttaaccAATTTATTTGATAGCTAACTTTCAAAGATTCTTGACCGATAACTTTAAACgtcaataatttcattttaatcattaatGTTAATATTTGAGCTCAATGAGTGAGATGAAGTAAATATGCAAAAGGCcataaaaattttagtactcTCTACTTAGTTTGATAACGATCAAGGAGTATAAACTCATAACTATCTGATCGCATAATtctctatacatatatagtaaGTAGACTACAtgttattctcttttttaagtATTTCGTATTTATTAATActctttaaaattattaagagCAACATTGAAATCTTTTCCTAAtaattgtttgttttctttgaattCATATTACTATAGAGCACTTATTTATCGAAAAGATAAATGGGTTATTATATTCCAGAGATatgttcaatattttaattgtagaGGTGATATTAAGGTCCACGTGCCCTTAATGCAATGGCCGTGAGTCATGACATTGCAGGATCCAAAGGGCCtttaattaatgcataattaatttaactattttaatcGACCCTCTAATCcatcattaaattaataatgattaagAACCTTACTAATAAGATTCTTCACGTACTCTCCCTTGTTTTCTCGCCTAATtaaatccttttttttctttatcatcccatattttatattatcattttgttTGATACTGGTCATATAACTTTACTTTGTATGGTCATGTacaaattttagtaataaaatggtCAAAGAAagtcaaaaatgaaaaaaagtaaatcatACTAGTACTGTATAGtatatgatgaaaaaaaaaaaaaaaaactatactgccaaaaaattgtgtttgattATCACATTGTTATTTGTTGTGTATTTTAtggattaataaaaatgttcTTGAAACTACATTTTCTCAGTTTGTATTCACGATTgttaatatagataaaatttggatttcatcctaaaattaaaagtggtcTATGGagttaattttatcattacaCCAATGTAAGATATTATTATACTGGGGAGTgttaaattgctaacttaatacttaattgctaactacaactcaataatagctattaaatattcaaattaaaggtctagatcatcaaccacaaaatatcaatacaatcaacaaaaaacgtcaataaagctataggattaattccaataaaaatcaataggggtattaatgtcaagttagttataactaaattttaaaagaaatcccaaaactttaaattcatataacatatatcagattaaagataattttataaggattccaacaatatactacatgcatatgttccgacgtcaaaatttgaaaaaaaaaaaaatctagaattttcgtatttttcgtacacaggTTAATATCAATGCaataagataatatgtcaatataaagcatatataatgtcaatcctaaatttgtgttgacattctcaaagcattgtgttgatattttcgaaatactatattgacattttcatccaaaaccctaatttgggcgttttttatctttttcgatttaattaataaaaacgaaaattacacgtggcaaattgtagaccacatgttttttaaaatcatgtagccttaaattaattgtagttagcaattaaataatgagttagcaattgatcactccccttattgtactagtattagtttttaattttattttgtatgtcaACAAACCCGacctaaaatttttattgcGTAAATCTCTAATGAtagaaaatggaaagaaatACCTAAGAGAAAACGAGTCTTATACTATAGTTATacggggagtgttatattgctaactcaatgcttaattgctaactacaactcaataatagccattagaaattcaaattaaaggcctagatcatcaaccacgaaatgtcaatacgatcaacaaaaacgtcaataaggctataggattaattctaataaatatcaataggggtattaatgtcaagttagttataactaccttttaaaagaaatcccaaaactttaaattcatataacatatatcaaattaaagataattttataaggattccaacgatatactacatgcatatgttccgacgtcaaaatttgaaaaaaaaaatttttttttttgaattttcgtattttttacGTATAGATTTATGTCAATACACCttacataatatgtcaatattatgcttgtaaaatgttaatatgaaattgtgttgacattattatgtcttcgtgttgatgtatttcatacactgtattgacattatatttctaaaccctaaatttgatacttgctattatctttttaatattaaaaaatgaaaaacgaaattacacatggcaaattatagaccacaagatttctaaaatcttatgatcttaaattagttgtagtcagcaactaagggatgagttagcaattgatcactccccataGTTATACATTCTATATTTTCCATTATAACATGTAGAAGTATTTATATGTGattctacattattttatatgtaattCACTACACATTAGTGCACGATAATCTTGTACAAGATTAAAATTCGTTTAATAATCCCAGT harbors:
- the LOC125221199 gene encoding probable cyclic nucleotide-gated ion channel 14; protein product: MSSNCTIDHLLNRDKIGEEEVLLNIEEEDGIVKTYNLTNFECVKEAELVDDMFVIHHFLEYLKEDVTIVNIPTYALARFYSDNIFPRFKEKQIMAWITFVYRLGYDTVPQDTHMLRCRVNCNILKFLPETENMFDLNRLGNSKYFLVLQLWVEEGMVDLSLCDFVGTGMEIVLMVIYRFNDWPRGFSYAFHLWAGSLQKQMDRLCPLKPGEIEIMRRAVGYPKDTRIYVASGHVYTLYEHSFMFTFVDLYVKVTALHSNPSREVFNAKRPPLTVKETEDDETRERETVEVKESIWTMKDKSMQVCVEGDETPPQNFEFSPVCSGYTLIPIELVDPIAEDYLGDEVSSRIKGKLDMEKAYDRMQWPFLLNVLKRMGFSDKWIQLIDHCISPCWFSVLINGCPAGFFKSTRGLRQGDPISPTLFILAAEYLSKLLDQLILGKKEMMYRTARYTMGVSHLAYADDIIVFSQAQRSAVLSISDCLEHYMNVSGQKVNVGKSCFFLDERHNTWATEISELSICFSFIQIVIWSILPAIRSSHADHTNNALVLIVLLQYIPRLYLIFPLSSEIIKANGLVTKTAWAGAAYNLVLYMLASHVLGASWYLLSIERHATCLKSACRDEFNGIGCSLPFLDCGTLTHNDRGRWVNSTQVFKKCNPDDTTYFKYGIFGNAIANSVVSSGFREKYFYCLWWGLQNLSSYGQTLSTSTFIGETMFAILIAILGLVLFAHLIGNMQTYLQSMTVRLEEWRLRRRDTEEWMRHRQLPEALQQRVRRFIQYKWLTTRGVDEESILHALPIDLRRDIKRHLCLDLVRRVPFFSQMDDQLLDAICERLVSSLSTQGTYIVREGDPVSEMLFIIRGVLESSTTNGGRTGFFNSTTLRPGDFCGEELLAWALLPRSTLNFPSSTRTVRALNEVEAFVLRAEDLKFVANQFRRLHSKKLQHTFRYYSHHWRTWAACFIQAAWRRCKKRMMAKNLSVSESFCFSHDVQSSEEHDGEEEDVQAAAAADNSCQVQQNPASRFAANTKRGAQKANDLEMHKLQKPEEPDFSADADVDE